In the Mytilus galloprovincialis chromosome 10, xbMytGall1.hap1.1, whole genome shotgun sequence genome, one interval contains:
- the LOC143049150 gene encoding perlucin-like, with the protein MQEVMKGSILLAISLHITFVQSECQRGWLHFGNSCYFISDTHKNWANSAIFCRALNSRLASVESSAENDFLTDIIRLKNGLTKRGYRSIDYDYWIDGTDEIIEGQWVWAESGKPLTYTNWVPGVPEPNPRRDENCLEIVQWSTHVGQWNDDNCIDTSHFICEMEYPAGGPGGILG; encoded by the exons ATGCAAGAAGTCATGAAGGGAAGCATATTATTAGCGATTTCATTAC aTATAACCTTCGTACAGTCTGAATGTCAGAGAGGATGGCTGCATTTTGGAAACTCGTGTTACTTTATAAGTGATACTCACAAAAACTGGGCCAATTCTGCA attttttgtcgTGCATTGAATTCGCGACTGGCATCAGTTGAGTCAAGTGCAGAAAATGACTTTTTGACAGATATCATTCGATTAAAGAATGGATTAACCAAACGAGGATACCGGAGCATTGATT ATGATTACTGGATAGACGGAACAGATGAAATAATTGAGGGTCAATGGGTCTGGGCAGAGAGTGGAAAACCACTGACCTATACTAACTGGGTACCAGGTGTTCCTGAACCTAATCCACGAAGAGATGAAAACTGTTTGGAGATAGTCCAATGGTCAACCCACGTGGGTCAATGGAATGACGACAACTGTATAGATACATCACATTTCATCTGCGAAATGGA ATACCCAGCTGGAGGTCCAGGTGGAATATTAGGATAA